A single Lactuca sativa cultivar Salinas chromosome 8, Lsat_Salinas_v11, whole genome shotgun sequence DNA region contains:
- the LOC111911201 gene encoding uncharacterized protein LOC111911201, which yields MLFKVDFEKAYDSLSWEYLLEIMSIMGFGSKWCGWIKELLTTTRASILVNGFLTDEFQMHWWLRQGDPLSPFIFILAMEDDVMLVSSWNPEIVERLIRILRCFYLASGLKINLAKRKLIGLGVPYSQVLEEAANIGCATSNLLFLHLGIPVGQNLTRISAWARVIDRFRSKLSKWKTKSLSIGGRLTLVKSVLGSLESYMMSIFLTPLSVLK from the exons ATGCTTTTTAAGGTGGACTTTGAGAAAGCTTATGATTCTTTATCATGGGAGTATCTTTTGGAAATCATGTCAATTATGGGATTTGGCTCCAAGTGGTGTGGGTGGATTAAGGAATTATTGACCACTACTAGAGCTTCAATTTTGGTTAATGGTTTCCTAACAGATGAATTCCAAATGCATTGGTGGTTGAGACAAGGCGATCCGCTTTCCCCCTTTATCTTTATTCTCGCTATGGAAG ACGATGTTATGTTGGTCTCTTCTTGGAATCCTGAAATCGTGGAACGTCTTATTCGTATTCTTAGGTGTTTCTACTTGGCATCAGGTCTAAAAATCAATTTGGCAAAAAGAAAATTGATAGGTTTGGGAGTTCCATATTCCCAAGTTCTTGAAGAGGCAGCTAATATAGGTTGTGCAACTTCAAACCTCCTATTTTTGCATCTTGGTATTCCTGTGGGTCAGAATTTGACTCGGATTTCTGCTTGGGCTCGTGTCATTGATCGGTTTCGATCAAAGTTGTCGAAGTGGAAGACTAAGAGTCTTTCTATTGGAGGTCGTCTTACACTGGTGAAGTCTGTGTTGGGTTCTTTGGAGAGCTACATGATGTCCATTTTCCTTACTCCCCTCTCGGTCTTGAAGTAG